From Leptodactylus fuscus isolate aLepFus1 chromosome 11, aLepFus1.hap2, whole genome shotgun sequence, one genomic window encodes:
- the LOC142185373 gene encoding transmembrane protein 182-like → MRVGAASLVAGLVGGVGVLLFLFAFATDYWLLATENCGEYGELSSLAQNSTDVPPTLAPPLYFHHEGFFWRCWFNGEDFQETIWNFWFTSQAHPKHCIQGYLFPMPIASGPVPHPSYDPTAVYRGFWTAFIILAVAASVVGGLIVVCAVPFAAAQMYRVGGGFLITAGVLLALLIALFALWKEFAADLEKYILLERSQQCPPDAHLHVYYGWSFMFALAGAPLVLLSGLLFHCISRSLQVEK, encoded by the exons ATGAGGGTTGGAGCTGCTTCTCTCGTTGCTGGCTTGGTCGGAGGTGTTGGGGTCCTCTTGTTCCTCTTTGCTTTTGCCACAGACTATTGGCTCCTGGCGACAGAGAACTGCGGCGAGTATGGCGAACTTTCATCTTTAGCGCAG AACAGCACAGACGTTCCCCCTACACTCGCCCCACCCCTATATTTTCACCATGAGGGTTTTTTCTGGAGATGCTGGTTCAATGGGGAAGATTTCCAGGAGACCATCTGGAACTTCTGGTTCA CCAGTCAAGCGCACCCCAAACACTGCATCCAAGGCTACCTTTTCCCCATGCCTATAGCATCAGGACCGGTGCCGCACCCATCGTATGACCCCACAGCTG TATACAGAGGCTTCTGGACGGCGTTCATCATCCTCGCTGTTGCCGCCAGTGTGGTTGGGGGGCTCATTGTGGTCTGCGCAGTTCCCTTTGCGGCGGCCCAGATGTATAGAGTGGGAGGCGGATTCCTGATCACTGCCG GGGTGCTGCTCGCCCTCCTCATTGCCCTCTTCGCCCTGTGGAAGGAGTTTGCTGCTGATCTGGAGAAATACATCTTATTGGAGAGAAGTCAGCAGTGTCCGCCTGATGCCCACCTTCATGTCTACTATGGGTGGTCCTTTATGTTTGCACTGGCAGGGGCCCCCCTGGTGCTCCTCTCTGGGCTTCTGTTTCACTGTATCAGCCGCAGCCTGCAGGTGGAGAAGTGA